One Solea senegalensis isolate Sse05_10M linkage group LG3, IFAPA_SoseM_1, whole genome shotgun sequence genomic window carries:
- the pex26 gene encoding peroxisome assembly protein 26, producing MSTMLDAAAEQMMVHSDFHAAFDTCDRGLQSLSSMNSEDNRCGELKAGFCILGIQALAELNQWTRVLPWILQQYQHPETIPAKIMQMCILLYSKVGEPAAMQEAATVWLHCSSNSSASGFGTVAELHLLHVLVPLGHTDEARELIVGEVGGGAFTEDQRRTALSVVEEKEQQNGEPPPNPDTDSESSAQTEGAVVRKLEAVLTCLYRKVFVTRSGSVPLRRIFVAVVLLYLLFVRVDPALPSSFMWISKLLQVLKQMWRSTFAPQSRVVF from the exons ATGTCCACCATGTTGGACGCGGCTGCAGAGCAGATGATGGTCCACAGTGATTTCCACGCGGCGTTTGACACGTGTGACAGAGGTTTGCAGAGTCTGTCCAGCATGAACTCAGAGGACAACAG GTGTGGAGAATTAAAAGCTGGTTTCTGCATCTTAGGGATTCAAGCTCTGGCTGAGCTGAATCAGTGGACCAGGGTCCTCCCCTGGATCCTGCAGCAGTACCAACACCCGGAGACAATACCAGCAAAGATCATGCAGATGTG CATTCTCCTCTACTCTAAGGTGGGAGAACCTGCTGCGATGCAGGAGGCAGCCACAGTTTGGTTGCACTGCTCGTCCAACAGCAGCGCGTCAGGGTTCGGGACGGTGGCCGAGCTGCACCTGCTGCACGTCCTCGTCCCGCTCGGACACACGGACGAGGCTCGAGAGTTGATTGTGGGCGAGGTCGGAGGCGGAGCGTTCACAGAAGACCAGAGACGGACGGCGCTGAGTGTCGTTGAAGAAAAAGAGCAACAGAACGGAGAACCGCCTCCAAACCCCGACACGGACTCTGAGAGTTCTGCTCAGACTGAAG GCGCTGTCGTCCGTAAACTTGAAGCCGTGCTCACGTGTTTGTACAGAAAAGTGTTTGTGACGCGCTCCGGCTCGGTTCCTCTGCGCAGGATCTTCGTGGCGGTCGTTCTTCTCTACCTGCTGTTTGTGCGCGTGGATCCAG CTCTCCCGTCGTCTTTCATGTGGATTTCCAAACTTCTCCAAGTGCTCAAGCAGATGTGGAGATCCACGTTTGCTCCTCAGAGCAGAGTcgttttttaa